A genomic region of Colletotrichum destructivum chromosome 5, complete sequence contains the following coding sequences:
- a CDS encoding Putative p53-like transcription factor, DNA-binding domain superfamily, NDT80 DNA-binding protein, whose amino-acid sequence MRYEHNSNASLSTIEGPSQQPTALLNLFNPPITNATSYSPEGGFYHTAASQIFPSLDVRPRLGSNISSTGMAHAHRSTALPHPGAHITTRDQYSPARPSYRRVSEHQPRSPSYPAALRRHPISPTTSPITGFTAPAALRMDPGHYTSSSSRVQTSVPPLSPITDLGILQHTDGTQVKVDIHGNIDKGFFQSDGDWTCYRRNYFSCICSFSLNPHYPGQSLQFTQQGSTQSYSVRGFAMSISAVVAENDSHTIELVQHTPKRDKGPVEKPGKVHLHPKHPQMSHPMGIYHPDTGLGGPSRIGFPDNTTYGGQQSGDPYQTEHTFERIQFKQATANNGKRRAAQQYYHLLIELWADVGSQVPDKFIRVAYRKSAKMIVRGRSPGHYQSERRASTSSGPGGSGGSFTGYPNSSIMGSDFGSAGAMMGGGYGASFDSRGNAPYGSTRHHHELEHMLPPEDSKAIDTTKEYQYYPGTMYDGTDSRGGVDMFTHHRHGQDNMVPHVGSNYDPLHDRVKRDPEILPSIFQPGALMSNQRCGPFEGKPTSSGYYPTMPQSGVNVTNMT is encoded by the exons ACAACTCCAATGCTTCTCTGTCGACGATCGAAGGCCCTTCGCAGCAGCCGACGGCGCTCTTAAACCTGTTCAATCCACCTATAACCAACGCGACGTCGTACTCCCCAGAAGGCGGCTTCTACCACACAGCCGCCTCTCAGATCTTTCCCAGCCTGGACGTCAGGCCTCGCCTGGGCTCAAA CATCTCTTCGACGGGCATGGCACATGCCCACCGCTCCACAGCATTACCCCATCCTGGCGCACACATCACCACTCGAGACCAGTATTCTCCGGCGAGGCCATCTTACAGGAGGGTGTCGGAGCACCAGCCTAGATCTCCATCGTACCCAGCTGCTTTACGACGCCATCCCATATCTCCGACCACTAGTCCCATCACCGGCTTTACTGCACCCGCCGCCCTGAGAATGGATCCCGGCCATTACacttcgtcctcctccaggGTGCAGACGAGCGTGCCCCCGCTGAGCCCTATTACAgacctcggcatcctccAGCACACGGATGGCACACAAGTCAAGGTCGACATCCACGGCAACATCGACAAGGGCTTCTTCCAGTCCGATGGCGACTGGACGTGCTACAGGAGGAATTACTTCTCCTGCATctgctccttctccttgaacCCGCATTATCCCGGCCAGTCCTTGCAATTCACGCAGCAAGGCTCGACGCAGTCGTACTCGGTGAGAGGCTTCGCCAtgtccatctcggccgttgtCGCCGAGAACGATTCCCACACGATCGAACTGGTCCAGCACACGCCCAAGAGGGACAAAGGCCCGGTCGAGAAGCCTGGGAAGGTGCACCTTCACCCGAAGCACCCTCAGATGTCGCACCCGATGGGTATCTACCACCCAGACACCGGGCTTGGAGGGCCGTCGAGGATTGGATTCCCCGACAACACGACCTACGGCGGTCAGCAAAGCGGCGACCCCTACCAAACGGAGCACACGTTCGAACGTATCCAATTCAAGCAGGCGACAGCGAACAACGGAAAGCGGCGGGCTGCACAGCAATACTACCACCTTTTGATCGAGCTCTGGGCGGACGTCGGTTCGCAGGTCCCGGACAAGTTCATACGGGTCGCGTACCGCAAGTCAGCCAAAATGATTGTGCGCGGCCGCTCGCCGGGACACTACCAGAGCGAGAGGCGtgccagcaccagcagcggGCCGGGAGGATCGGGCGGCAGCTTCACCGGGTACCCGAACAGCTCCATCATGGGTTCCGACTTCGGATCTGCAGGTGCCATGATGGGAGGAGGCTACGGGGCAAGTTTCGATTCCCGCGGAAACGCTCCTTACGGGTCGACTCGTCACCACCACGAGCTAGAGCACATGCTACCTCCCGAGGACTCCAAAGCTATCGACACGACAAAGGAATACCAGTATTACCCCGGAACCATGTACGACGGGACCGATTCGAGAGGAGGAGTGGACATGTTTAcccatcatcggcatgggCAAGACAACATGGTACCGCATGTCGGGTCAAACTACGACCCACTCCACGACAGAGTCAAGCGCGATCCCGAAATACTGCCAAGTATCTTCCAGCCTGGAGCACTCATGTCGAATCAAAGGTGCGGTCCCTTTGAGGGCAAGCCGACGTCCAGTGGGTATTATCCAACCATGCCGCAGTCCGGAGTCAATGTTACGAACATGACATGA
- a CDS encoding Putative Pterin-binding domain, 7,8-Dihydro-6-hydroxymethylpterin-pyrophosphokinase, HPPK, producing MMKPPVPLRHSPFLFSRACALARSNNAHRHALTSPRLVRFQVTTTPSASCMTTCSSSTARTASRVTCSGSSTLPVTRSPSRPTTTARRIPSPIMTAGAAQTRSACGCACSGGGGGGGGGCGGSRDTAGADPRPKGPRTAYIALGSNLGDRVAWIERACAEMDCRNIKVKRTSSLWETEPMYVLKQDRFVNGVCEVETELEPLALLDELQDIERTMGRQKVINKGPRNIDLDILLYGDEKVEHPRLTVPHIGIPEREFVLRPLAELIPEKPLYASNPWKLTLDYLNELPPSAAPLSPLTPISASRPPLASLSSSRQTSVMAIVNATPDSFSDGGVHNSKNLVSTLKSFAAAGVTIIDVGGCSTAPGRPEVPVDEELARVLPVIKLIRGLPELAQVAVSVDTYRASVAEAAVAAGADIINDVSAGQLDPDMFRAMARSNRTVCLMHMRGTPATMNSLTDYPDGLIPTVARELLDRVAEAEEAGVRRWRIILDPGLGFAKTGAQNLEILRHMDELRSWPGLEGFPWLVGSSRKSFVGKITGVSKPQERIWGTAATVVSAVQGGADIVRVHDAVEMCQIVKMADAIYRH from the exons ATGATGAAACCCCCAGTCCCTCTCCGCCActctcccttcctcttctcacGAGCGTGTGCCCTAGCACGGAGCAACAATGCGCACCGCCACGCCTTAACGTCGCCGCGACTTGTCCGGTTCCAGGTCACGACAACACCATCGGCATCCTGCATGACCACCTGCAGCTCCAGCACAGCCCGCACTGCCTCACGAGTCACTTGTTCGGGCTCCTCCACTCTCCCTGTTACCCGCTCCCCTTCTCGCCCAACCACCACAGCCCGCCGCATCCCATCGCCGATCAtgaccgccggcgccgcccaaACCCGGTCAGCGTGCGGGTGCGCgtgcagcggcggcggcggcggcggtggtggtggatgtgGCGGCTCCCGTGAtaccgccggcgccgaccccCGCCCCAAGGGTCCGAGGACCGcatacatcgccctcggcagcAACCTCGGCGACCGTGTTGCCTGGATCGAGCGGGCCTGCGCCGAGATGGACTGTCGTAACATCAAAGTGAAACGCACCAGCAGCCTCTGGGAGACGGAGCCCATGTACGTTCTAAAGCAGGATAGATTCGTCAATGGAGTTTGCGAG GTTGAGACTGAACTCGAACCTCTGGCtcttctcgacgagctgcaggATATCGAGCGTACAATGGGTCGCCAGAAGGTCATCAACAAGGGCCCGCGCAACATTGATCTTGACATCCTTCTGTATGGCGACGAGAAGGTTGAGCACCCTCGCCTTACCGTCCCTCACATCGGCATTCCCGAGAGGGAGTTCGTCCTGCGACCCCTGGCCGA ACTCATCCCCGAGAAGCCTCTCTACGCCTCTAACCCCTGGAAACTCACCTTGGACTACCTCAACGAGCTCCCCCCGTCAGCGGCGCCCCTTTCACCGCTGACCCCCATTTCCGCCTCTCGGCCCCCGctcgcctccctctcctccagccGCCAAACCAGCGTCATGGCCATCGTGAACGCCACTCCGGACTCCTTCtctgacggcggcgtccacAACTCCAAAAACCTCGTATCAACCCTTAAATCCttcgccgctgccggtgtcaccatcatcgacgtcggcggctgTTCCAccgcccccggccgccccgaggtccccgtcgacgaggagctggccCGCGTCCTTCCGGTCATCAAGCTCATCCGCGGCCTGCCTGAACtcgcccaggtcgccgtcaGCGTCGACACATACCGCGCAtccgtcgccgaggctgcCGTCGCTGCAGGCGCCGATATCATCAACGACGTCTCGGCTGGCCAGCTCGACCCCGACATGTTCCGCGCCATGGCTCGCAGCAACCGCACCGTCTGTCTCATGCACATGCGCGGCACGCCCGCCACCATGAACTCACTGACGGACTACCCGGATGGCCTAATTCCTACCGTTGCGCGCGAGCTGCTCgaccgcgtcgccgaggccgaggaggccggcgtgCGCCGCTGGCGCATCATTCTCGACCCGGGCCTAGGCTTCGCCAAGACGGGAGCTCAGAACCTGGAGATCCTGCGCCACATGGATGAGCTGCGCTCATGGCCTGGTCTGGAGGGTTTCCCCTGGCTGGTTGGTTCCAGCAGAAAGAGCTTCGTGGGCAAGATCACGGGCGTTTCGAAGCCCCAGGAGCGTATATGGGGCACGGCGGCCACAGTGGTCTCGGCCGTGCAGGGCGGCGCGGACATTGTGAGGGTTCACGACGCCGTTGAGATGTGTCAGATTGTCAAAATGGCGGATGCTATCTACAGGCACTAA